The following coding sequences lie in one Spinacia oleracea cultivar Varoflay chromosome 1, BTI_SOV_V1, whole genome shotgun sequence genomic window:
- the LOC110785741 gene encoding uncharacterized protein produces MSLLSKLRCITVDVTGTLLAYKGELGDYYCMAAKAVGLPCPDYKRMHEGFKHAYTEMATNYPCFGHAAKMPNIVWWKTCVRDSFIRAGYDYDEETFEKIFRRIYASFGSSAPYVLFPDSVPFLRWVRSQGIPVGLVSNAEYRYQDVILPALGVNQGSEWDFGVFSGIEGVEKPNPRIYEMALERAGNFAPEETLHIGDSFRKDYLPAKSLGMHALLLDRFKTPDADNWRKAGAPVFPDLASVQDLLNSGNIDLLKEL; encoded by the exons ATGTCACTTTTGTCAAAGCTACGTTGCATAACTGTAGATGTTACTGGTACTCTCTTAGCTTACAAAGGGGAGCTCGGGGATTACTATTGCATGGCCGCCAAAGCTGTAGGATTGCCATGTCCTGACTACAAACGCATGCACGAAGGCTTCAAACATGCTTATACTGAAATGGCCACTAATTATCCTTGCTTTGGGCATGCTGCAAAGATGCCCAATATTGTTTGGTGGAAGACATGTGTCCGTGACTCCTTCATAAgg GCTGGATATGACTATGACGAAGAGACATTTGAGAAAATATTCAGACGCATATATGCGTCATTTGGCTCATCTGCACCTTACGTTCTCTTCCCCGACTCAGTTCCTTTCCTCAGATGGGTCCGTTCACAAGGTATTCCGGTTGGGCTTGTGAGCAATGCAGAATACCGTTATCAAGATGTAATCCTTCCTGCCTTAGGCGTAAATCAG GGTTCTGAATGGGATTTTGGAGTGTTCTCTGGAATTGAAGGTGTAGAAAAACCAAATCCAAGGATTTATGAGATGGCATTAGAGAGGGCTGGAAATTTTGCTCCTGAAGAAACTTTACACATTGGAGATAGCTTCCGTAAGGATTATCTTCCGGCAAAGAGTTTGGGCATGCATGCATTATTACTTGATAGGTTTAAGACTCCGGATGCCGATAATTGGAGAAAAGCTGGAGCACCTGTTTTTCCAGATTTGGCGTCCGTGCAAGATCTTCTAAATTCTGGTAACATTGACTTGCTGAAAGAACTTTAA
- the LOC110785700 gene encoding exocyst complex component EXO70B1-like has translation MANHNIPVKSLSFDSRIHDDHKNKEEKDIGKSYSFAARVVSDFDDNDDQKPRKPFTIDEGNEGHEEHGHDEEEEKEFTLDQLSEDIDQFINSLSSASDEPPEISHAVAKFLKKVEAKIEEYESTAQDTVVFGRDVEGDASFIAAINRLSGLMRALHGLKSNYMMPLLNQTSSVLHRVMLFLEEELRLILDESVCQNSNNNAADGSNSNKHTDSSLHSLKGRLQSLTSSAHRNDHQQEEGGDFCELQPLHEGGGGDTESEEQQQQEGKDVTSTTFPFFSSDSVSSIRLIANAMIIAGYETECCNVFLIARRHTFEEELKRQGLDKISTDDVQKMNWEPLEGEISTWIRVFKHCTSILLPGEQTFYESVFPDHISTCQFLYGDLSYAILSIIVNFAEAVSITKRATEKLFKFLDMYETLRDTVPWVETKTPMYSSEESVEGLKSELSFAKSRLGEAAVSIFCQFENSIKGDNTKTPVASGAVHPLTRYTMNYLKYACEYKDTLEQVFEQHLNTDQTEEFSAFDHSSSSTEQQHKPAEQHQQEEEKHSPFASQLITIMDLLDTYLESKSKLYKDLSLRYIFLMNNGRYMLQKVKGSTEIHQVIGDNWCRRRSSDVRHYHKSYQRETWSRVLQCLNQEGLQVNGKIYKPILKERFKNFNQLFDEIHRTQSTWVVSDEQLQSELRVSISAVMIPAYRSFVARFGQIFTPGRQVEKYIKFQPDDIETIIEELFDGNPSSMARRKI, from the coding sequence GGCAAATCATACAGTTTCGCGGCTCGAGTCGTGTCGGATTTTGACGACAATGATGATCAAAAGCCACGTAAGCCATTCACCATTGATGAAGGAAATGAAGGGCATGAAGAACACGGTCATGACGAGGAAGAGGAAAAGGAGTTCACCCTTGATCAGCTTTCTGAAGACATTGATCAGTTTATAAATTCTCTGTCTTCAGCCTCGGATGAGCCGCCTGAAATCTCCCACGCGGTGGCTAAGTTTCTTAAGAAGGTTGAGGCGAAGATTGAGGAGTACGAATCCACGGCGCAGGATACGGTGGTTTTTGGCCGTGATGTGGAGGGGGATGCTTCTTTTATTGCTGCTATAAATAGGCTGTCTGGCCTTATGAGGGCTCTTCATGGGCTGAAATCGAATTATATGATGCCATTGTTGAATCAGACGAGCTCCGTCCTGCACCGTGTGATGCTGTTCTTGGAGGAGGAGCTTCGTCTGATTCTGGATGAATCCGTGTGCCAGAATTCGAACAATAATGCTGCAGATGGTTCGAATTCTAATAAGCACACGGATTCTTCCCTGCATAGCCTCAAAGGGAGGCTGCAGTCGTTGACATCATCTGCTCATCGAAATGATCACCAGCAGGAAGAAGGAGGAGACTTCTGCGAGCTGCAGCCACTGCAtgagggtggtggtggtgatacAGAGTCggaagaacaacaacaacaggaaGGGAAGGATGTGACTAGTACCACCTTCCCTTTCTTTTCTTCCGACTCTGTATCAAGCATCCGTCTCATAGCCAATGCCATGATCATTGCAGGCTATGAGACGGAATGCTGCAATGTCTTTCTCATTGCCAGACGACACACCTTCGAAGAGGAGCTAAAGCGACAAGGTTTAGACAAGATTAGCACAGACGACGTGCAGAAGATGAATTGGGAGCCGCTTGAAGGGGagatttcaacttggattcgCGTCTTCAAACATTGCACCTCTATCCTCCTCCCAGGGGAGCAAACCTTCTACGAGTCAGTTTTTCCTGATCATATAAGCACATGTCAGTTCCTTTACGGCGACCTCTCCTACGCCATCCTCTCTATCATTGTCAACTTTGCCGAGGCTGTCTCCATAACCAAGCGTGCCACAGAGAAGTTGTTCAAATTTCTAGACATGTACGAAACACTACGTGACACGGTCCCTTGGGTCGAGACTAAAACACCAATGTACTCCTCCGAGGAGTCCGTGGAAGGGTTAAAGTCGGAATTGTCCTTTGCCAAAAGTAGGCTAGGAGAGGCTGCAGTGTCTATCTTTTGTCAGTTCGAAAACTCCATCAAAGGTGATAACACAAAGACTCCGGTGGCTAGTGGAGCGGTACATCCCTTAACAAGGTACACCATGAATTACCTTAAATACGCTTGTGAATACAAAGATACCCTAGAACAAGTCTTCGAACAACACCTAAACACAGATCAAACAGAGGAATTCTCTGCATTCGATCATTCCTCCTCCTCAACAGAGCAACAACACAAACCAGCAGAACAACACCAGCAAGAAGAAGAGAAGCATTCGCCATTCGCCTCACAACTAATAACAATCATGGACTTACTAGACACGTATCTCGAATCTAAATCCAAGCTATATAAAGACCTTTCATTAAGGTACATTTTCCTAATGAACAATGGCAGATATATGCTTCAAAAAGTCAAAGGTTCGACCGAGATTCACCAAGTGATAGGAGACAATTGGTGTAGGAGACGATCCTCGGATGTTAGACACTACCATAAGAGCTACCAAAGGGAGACTTGGAGCAGGGTTTTGCAATGTCTTAACCAAGAAGGTTTACAAGTTAATGGGAaaatatacaaaccaatattaaaggaaaggtttaAGAACTTCAACCAATTATTTGATGAGATTCATAGGACACAAAGCACGTGGGTTGTGAGTGATGAGCAGCTTCAGTCGGAGCTTCGAGTATCGATTTCTGCTGTTATGATTCCGGCTTACAGGTCGTTTGTTGCGAGGTTTGGACAGATTTTTACACCAGGAAGACAGGTTGAGAAGTATATTAAGTTCCAACCTGATGATATTGAGACtattattgaggaattgtttgaTGGAAATCCTAGCTCCATGGCTAGGAGAAAAATATAG
- the LOC110785739 gene encoding exocyst complex component EXO70B1-like: MEKNSFASKSISFNERRNPPPKKEKSNRLIKSSSFTVHVDRSRFPRPPKRTLSSNEAMRSIMTSDGKETENNDVAGEREGEEEDHHQPTLVELNEEIDDLIEKLASLDDNSNLPEIPRTLATFAKMVQLEIEKYDSSESTLKFGQDMDQDSILINAVSRISKLSNLFTKLSSDETVRKVSPSLSLTTLVVQRAMSFMEEELRVLLEDSTTTYPPRRSSSNEEEFQDNNYSMIDEERIANMRTIGSLMIFAGYETECCQVYSVLRRNAFKEAMQREGFEKISIDEVQKMQWESLEGHIGNWIKIVKYVANVLLPGEKKLCDSVFSDEHSSIGEAMFSNLARSAVILFLNFAEAISLTKRSAERLFKVLDIYDTLSELITALDKICSKECANDLRSELSSVRRRLGEAAVCIFCDLENSIKNDVARNPVPGGAVHPLTRYTMNYLRYACDFKETLEQVFSLHHTTELNLEALEPKREHQDEDSQDYEDKNQGPKQTPFAAELITIMNLLDVNLEAKSKLYKDPSLRYIFLMNNGRYILQKIKESAEINDLVGNNFRRTRSSELRGYHKSYQRETWSRVLQCLNQEGLQVNNKVQKPVLKERFKTFNQMFDEIHKTQSAWVVSDEQLQSELRVSISSVMIPAYRSFLARFGQHFTHGRQREKYIKYQPEDIETTIEELFDGNQNLSMARRKN; the protein is encoded by the coding sequence ATGGAGAAGAATTCGTTTGCATCCAAGTCGATTAGCTTCAATGAACGTCGTAATCCTCCTCCGAAAAAGGAAAAATCCAATCGTCTTATCAAATCCTCGAGTTTTACCGTTCATGTAGATCGCTCCCGCTTTCCTCGTCCTCCTAAAAGAACCCTTTCCTCCAATGAAGCGATGCGAAGCATTATGACTTCCGATGGGAAGGAAACAGAAAACAATGACGTGGCAGGAGAacgagaaggagaagaagaagatcaTCATCAACCCACATTGGTAGAACTgaatgaggaaattgatgacCTTATTGAGAAGCTGGCCTCGTTGGATGATAACTCGAATCTCCCCGAAATTCCTCGAACACTTGCAACATTTGCCAAGATGGTTCAATTAGAGATTGAAAAATATGATTCATCGGAATCTACCTTGAAGTTCGGGCAAGATATGGATCAAGATAGTATATTGATCAACGCGGTAAGTAGGATATCGAAATTGTCTAATTTGTTTACCAAATTATCCTCCGATGAGACGGTAAGAAAGGTAAGTCCATCCCTTAGCCTTACCACCCTTGTTGTCCAACGAGCCATGTCGTTCATGGAGGAGGAGCTTCGAGTCCTTCTAGAAGATTCTACAACAACATACCCTCCCAGGCGTTCTTCTTCCAACGAGGAGGAATTTCAGGATAATAACTATTCAATgattgatgaagaaagaatagCTAATATGAGGACTATTGGTTCCTTGATGATATTTGCAGGGTATGAAACAGAATGTTGTCAAGTATACAGTGTTCTTAGAAGAAACGCCTTCAAGGAAGCTATGCAACGAGAAGGGTTCGAAAAGATTAGCATCGATGAAGTGCAGAAGATGCAATGGGAGTCTCTTGAAGGGCACATTGGTAATTGGATCAAAATTGTTAAGTATGTTGCAAATGTTCTCTTACCTGGTGAGAAGAAGCTCTGTGATTCTGTCTTTTCCGACGAGCACTCCTCGATCGGAGAGGCCATGTTCTCCAACCTCGCTCGGTCAGCGGTCATCCTCTTCCTCAACTTTGCCGAGGCGATTTCTTTGACAAAGCGTTCAGCTGAGAGGCTATTCAAGGTGCTCGACATTTACGATACTTTGTCAGAGCTAATCACAGCCCTTGATAAAATCTGCTCGAAGGAATGTGCAAATGATCTGAGGTCTGAGTTATCTTCTGTGAGACGGCGTTTAGGAGAAGCTGCTGTTTGTATCTTTTGTGATCTTGAAAACTCGATCAAAAATGATGTTGCTAGGAACCCGGTTCCGGGCGGGGCGGTCCACCCGTTGACCCGATACACCATGAACTACTTGAGGTATGCTTGTGATTTCAAGGAAACCCTAGAGCAAGTCTTCTCTCTCCACCACACCACTGAACTAAACTTAGAAGCACTGGAACCGAAGAGAGAACATCAAGACGAGGATAGCCAAGACTACGAGGATAAAAACCAAGGCCCGAAACAAACACCATTTGCTGCTGAACTAATAACAATCATGAACCTTCTAGATGTAAACCTAGAAGCAAAATCCAAGCTCTATAAAGATCCTTCTTTAAGATACATCTTTTTGATGAACAACGGTAGATACATTCTTCAGAAGATTAAGGAATCTGCAGAAATCAATGATTTGGTTGGGAATAACTTCCGTAGGACACGATCATCCGAGTTAAGAGGTTATCACAAGAGTTATCAAAGAGAGACATGGAGTAGAGTTCTTCAATGCTTGAATCAAGAAGGACTTCAGGTTAATAACAAAGTTCAGAAACCGGTATTGAAAGAAAGGTTCAAAACTTTCAACCAAATGTTCGATGAAATTCATAAGACTCAAAGTGCTTGGGTTGTGAGTGATGAACAACTTCAATCTGAGCTTCGAGTTTCAATCTCGTCTGTAATGATTCCGGCTTATCGGTCTTTCTTAGCGAGGTTTGGACAACATTTTACCCACGGAAGGCAGCGTGAGAAGTATATCAAGTATCAGCCGGAGGATATCGAGACTACTATCGAAGAACTGTTTGATGGTAACCAGAATTTGTCCATGGCTAGGAGGAAAAATTAA